Proteins co-encoded in one Leptolyngbya sp. FACHB-261 genomic window:
- a CDS encoding AraC family transcriptional regulator, which translates to MNTLHELAQILSRHSFASEQMEPTVVPRLSIFRADHSTTRTPAIYHPIFCLVVSGRKQVFFGEKTSEYEPGDCFLVTVDLPVVGTVLEALPESPYLALCLDLHHPTLAEIAIRATVMPNVTQGSDRGLQVGTATPEVVDAAFRLAQLLDNSQHIDVLAPLYEQELLYRLYVGPWGRSLHAASQASSRLSQVGRAIAWLHEHYSTDYTAEALAKVAGMSVSTLNRHFREITAMSPLEYQKCIRLQEARRLLASQVTDVAGTGYAVGYSSPSQFNREYRRLFGESPGRYASQVRSTKEQTQYSA; encoded by the coding sequence ATGAATACACTGCATGAACTTGCTCAGATTCTTTCGCGCCACAGCTTCGCGTCGGAACAAATGGAGCCTACCGTCGTGCCTCGGCTTTCTATTTTTCGTGCCGACCATTCCACAACTCGGACGCCTGCAATCTATCACCCTATATTCTGCTTGGTTGTCTCAGGTCGAAAGCAGGTGTTCTTCGGTGAGAAGACTTCTGAGTACGAACCAGGCGATTGCTTCCTTGTTACCGTCGATCTGCCTGTTGTTGGCACCGTTTTGGAGGCGCTTCCTGAGAGTCCGTATCTTGCACTATGTCTTGATCTACACCACCCAACGCTTGCCGAAATCGCTATCCGAGCAACGGTGATGCCCAATGTCACGCAAGGGAGCGATCGGGGACTTCAGGTAGGAACCGCCACGCCTGAAGTTGTTGATGCAGCCTTCAGGCTGGCGCAATTACTCGACAATAGTCAGCATATCGACGTCCTGGCACCGTTATACGAGCAGGAACTGCTCTATCGACTCTACGTTGGCCCGTGGGGTCGGTCATTGCATGCGGCAAGTCAAGCAAGCAGCCGACTGTCACAGGTTGGTAGGGCGATTGCGTGGTTGCACGAACACTACTCGACTGACTATACGGCAGAGGCATTAGCCAAAGTTGCAGGGATGAGTGTTTCAACCCTGAATCGCCATTTTCGTGAAATCACTGCTATGAGTCCGCTCGAATACCAGAAGTGTATTCGTCTTCAGGAGGCAAGGCGTCTGCTTGCGAGCCAAGTCACAGATGTTGCTGGCACTGGATATGCCGTGGGCTATTCCAGCCCGTCGCAATTTAATCGCGAGTATCGTCGACTCTTTGGCGAGTCACCAGGCCGTTATGCAAGCCAAGTAAGAAGCACCAAAGAACAGACGCAGTACTCGGCATAA
- a CDS encoding SDR family NAD(P)-dependent oxidoreductase: MTKITLITGASRGLGRNTALSIARHGGDVIITYRNSAEEAQAVIDEINGMGRKAIAFQLDSGNITEFAPFVERLRTALRKTWQRETFDHLVNNAGHGEYALIEQTTEAQFDGLVNVHFKGVFFLTQALLPLLADGGRIVNLGTGLTRVSYPGFSAYAAAKAAADMLTVYMAKELGGRGIAVNTVAPGAIETDFGGGAVRDNADVNKQFADMTALGRVGVPDDIGPMIASLLSEENRWVTAQRIEVSGGQVI; encoded by the coding sequence ATGACTAAAATCACCCTGATCACCGGTGCTAGTCGTGGGCTGGGCCGAAACACTGCTCTGAGTATTGCCCGCCACGGCGGTGACGTTATCATCACGTACAGAAACAGTGCCGAAGAAGCTCAGGCTGTTATCGACGAAATTAACGGAATGGGTCGCAAGGCGATCGCCTTCCAACTCGACAGCGGCAACATCACTGAATTCGCACCGTTCGTCGAGCGCCTGCGGACAGCGTTGCGCAAAACCTGGCAGCGCGAAACCTTCGACCACCTCGTGAACAATGCCGGTCACGGCGAGTACGCCCTGATCGAGCAGACGACCGAGGCGCAGTTTGACGGGTTGGTCAACGTCCATTTCAAGGGTGTGTTCTTCCTCACCCAGGCGCTTTTGCCACTCTTGGCGGACGGTGGCCGCATCGTGAACTTAGGCACCGGACTGACCCGGGTATCCTACCCCGGCTTTTCCGCTTACGCGGCAGCAAAGGCCGCAGCCGATATGCTCACTGTCTATATGGCCAAAGAGCTAGGCGGTCGTGGGATTGCGGTTAACACAGTAGCGCCGGGCGCGATCGAGACCGATTTTGGCGGCGGTGCCGTCCGCGACAACGCGGATGTCAACAAGCAATTCGCAGACATGACCGCCCTCGGCCGCGTCGGCGTGCCAGACGACATCGGGCCGATGATTGCGAGCCTGCTGTCCGAGGAGAATCGCTGGGTCACTGCGCAGCGGATCGAGGTCTCCGGCGGTCAAGTCATCTGA
- a CDS encoding SDR family NAD(P)-dependent oxidoreductase — translation MIVITGGATGIGFALAKQFAERGARIVIAARRRERLDEAAAILAASSTEVRVFECDVTQRDQVEALADFAWEQFGRVDVIVNNAGVLPTLATVIETKQEDVQRVFDVDFFGVWNGVSVFGQRFIAQGTPAAIYNVGSENCFFSAVPQGGGYVAAKHAVLAMTEALREELPDHIEVSLICPGLVKSELGEVTNHGMDTDKFAVLAMTQILAGEFLIVSHAYNMVRIQARYEEIKTAYTKYAPRYQGDNEFDVRTLSAESN, via the coding sequence GTGATCGTTATAACCGGGGGTGCTACCGGCATTGGATTTGCGCTTGCTAAGCAGTTTGCAGAGCGAGGCGCGCGGATCGTCATTGCGGCGCGGCGGCGCGAGCGTCTGGATGAGGCAGCAGCGATTTTGGCCGCAAGCAGTACTGAAGTCCGGGTGTTTGAGTGTGACGTCACCCAGCGTGACCAGGTCGAAGCCCTAGCTGACTTTGCTTGGGAGCAGTTTGGACGGGTAGATGTGATTGTCAATAATGCTGGGGTCCTCCCTACCTTGGCGACTGTGATCGAAACGAAGCAAGAGGACGTGCAGCGCGTGTTCGACGTCGATTTCTTCGGTGTCTGGAATGGCGTCTCAGTATTTGGGCAGCGGTTCATCGCGCAGGGAACGCCAGCTGCGATCTACAACGTCGGCTCGGAGAATTGCTTCTTCAGTGCCGTTCCGCAGGGGGGCGGATACGTGGCCGCCAAACATGCCGTTCTGGCAATGACCGAAGCACTGCGGGAGGAACTGCCTGATCACATCGAGGTCAGCCTGATTTGCCCAGGGTTGGTGAAATCCGAACTCGGCGAGGTCACCAATCATGGCATGGACACAGATAAATTTGCAGTCTTGGCGATGACGCAAATCCTGGCAGGGGAATTTTTGATCGTCTCTCATGCGTATAACATGGTGCGAATTCAAGCGCGCTATGAGGAAATCAAGACCGCTTACACAAAGTATGCACCCCGCTATCAGGGCGACAACGAATTCGATGTCAGAACCTTGAGTGCCGAATCCAACTAG
- a CDS encoding nuclear transport factor 2 family protein, whose product MKTDSLRINQLSKPAYERYLRYLQALDSLDIEAYTKFLADDCEVRSNNNFPMQGKEAIMQELGAYWQSFKKLEHDLLNIYGTDQNYVLEAVNHYTLLDGKKVSIPAVAFTDLNEDGLVKSVRFYTDTTPVFA is encoded by the coding sequence ATGAAAACCGATTCATTGAGAATCAACCAACTCTCTAAGCCAGCCTACGAGCGTTATCTCCGGTATTTGCAGGCACTCGACAGCTTAGATATAGAAGCCTACACTAAATTTTTAGCAGATGATTGCGAAGTTCGGTCCAACAATAATTTTCCTATGCAGGGCAAGGAAGCTATTATGCAAGAGCTTGGGGCTTATTGGCAAAGCTTTAAGAAGTTAGAGCATGACCTCCTCAATATCTACGGAACTGACCAAAACTACGTTTTAGAAGCTGTCAATCATTACACTCTCTTGGATGGGAAGAAAGTTTCTATTCCGGCCGTAGCTTTCACAGACCTTAATGAAGATGGCTTGGTAAAATCAGTGCGATTCTATACGGATACAACACCTGTGTTTGCATAG
- a CDS encoding LysR family transcriptional regulator, which yields MAQQFPNLSRIDLNQLLALQAILEERHITRAAARASLSQPAMSRVLSRLRAALGDELLVRSGVGYERTPRGDRLLQELEILLPRLNTVIGGNDFDPSTSQQRFRVTGTDYAAGVIVSGTVRLCRKLAPGVRVEVIGWTEDSYHYVEMGRCDVALGVGSVPTPPKGLKVEVLYQEHFVCLMSADCKFKGKRFSLDEYLCRSHAVVATAEGRQTMIDRPLADLGQARNVALQSPYFMATALNIVGTDLIFTVPMRVALALSKLANFRQILPPQEIADFPYTMIWHPRLGGDSGHVWFRDQIRAAVK from the coding sequence ATGGCTCAACAGTTCCCCAATCTCTCGCGCATCGACCTTAATCAGCTTCTGGCTTTACAAGCCATTCTGGAGGAGCGGCATATCACTCGAGCGGCCGCTCGAGCCTCGCTCAGTCAGCCAGCAATGAGCCGAGTGCTGAGTCGGCTGCGGGCAGCACTCGGTGATGAACTGCTCGTCCGTAGCGGTGTGGGGTACGAGCGGACACCGCGCGGCGATCGCTTACTGCAAGAGTTGGAAATCCTCCTGCCTCGCTTAAACACAGTGATTGGGGGCAATGACTTTGATCCTTCCACCTCACAACAACGGTTCCGGGTCACAGGCACTGATTACGCCGCTGGCGTTATCGTCAGCGGCACCGTGCGGCTCTGTCGCAAACTCGCTCCGGGCGTCCGCGTTGAGGTTATTGGCTGGACAGAAGACAGTTACCATTATGTGGAGATGGGTCGCTGCGACGTCGCGCTTGGAGTTGGCAGTGTACCAACTCCGCCCAAGGGATTGAAGGTGGAAGTGCTGTACCAGGAGCACTTCGTGTGCCTCATGAGTGCGGACTGTAAATTCAAGGGTAAGCGGTTTTCTTTGGACGAATACCTGTGCCGCTCGCATGCGGTAGTTGCAACAGCAGAAGGGCGGCAAACAATGATCGATCGTCCGCTTGCTGATCTTGGGCAGGCGAGAAATGTCGCACTCCAGTCACCCTACTTCATGGCAACTGCGCTAAATATTGTGGGTACCGACCTGATATTCACCGTCCCAATGCGTGTAGCGCTCGCACTCTCGAAGTTGGCGAACTTTCGGCAGATATTACCACCTCAAGAGATTGCTGACTTCCCCTACACAATGATTTGGCATCCTCGGCTCGGTGGTGATTCTGGGCATGTGTGGTTCCGTGACCAGATCCGGGCAGCTGTGAAATGA
- a CDS encoding ester cyclase, whose translation MHSLATIQTSALTVAQKQSLETFYRAFSDKNPNLLDEAVTPDWQDIPLAPGQAPGPEGMKPLMPMFFTAFPDLQIIIDQVIAQPDHAGVRARMVATHQGEIFGLQPTGKPVSIALHEFHHFDRDRITHTWHLEDWFGMLNQIGAWPLASIPS comes from the coding sequence ATGCATTCATTGGCGACGATTCAAACTTCAGCATTGACAGTGGCGCAAAAACAATCACTCGAAACGTTTTACCGGGCATTCAGCGATAAAAACCCCAATCTTCTTGACGAAGCCGTGACCCCAGATTGGCAAGATATTCCTCTTGCACCCGGTCAAGCTCCTGGTCCTGAGGGTATGAAGCCGCTGATGCCGATGTTTTTTACTGCGTTCCCCGACTTGCAGATCATCATTGACCAGGTGATTGCACAACCCGATCATGCTGGTGTGCGGGCGCGGATGGTTGCGACTCATCAAGGGGAAATCTTTGGCTTGCAGCCGACGGGAAAGCCGGTCTCGATCGCGTTGCATGAGTTTCATCACTTCGATCGCGATCGCATTACGCACACCTGGCACTTGGAAGATTGGTTTGGAATGCTCAATCAGATTGGTGCATGGCCGTTGGCTTCAATTCCCAGTTAG
- a CDS encoding SDR family oxidoreductase — protein MEHLSKLAPMERLGEPIDIARVVSFLAGANWGWVNAQVLRANGGYA, from the coding sequence ATTGAGCATCTCAGCAAGCTTGCTCCAATGGAGCGGCTAGGAGAACCCATTGACATTGCGCGTGTCGTTTCATTCCTGGCAGGAGCGAACTGGGGCTGGGTTAATGCTCAAGTTCTTCGCGCTAACGGCGGTTACGCTTAA
- a CDS encoding aldo/keto reductase has product MKAVHPSIRRNVSRRSVLGLLGFGAAAAALTPTFFKTAQAQNQTQIQTRPSQTAPNQPSQIITKEIPRTQEKLPAIGLGTFMTFDALSGQPRDHLQQVMRRFWDAGGRVVDTSLLYGMSEVNVGEFARTLGLTNDLFITNKTWATGEYLGDPNQAQRQLEQSMTRLSRDRIDVMQVHSLVNVDAILPLLKAWKAEGKIRYVGVTHHDPLYFAALERWIENGDLDFVQLRYSIRQRGVEDRILPAAAARGTAVLANMPFEKARLFELVKGQSLPDFASEIGCENWAQFFLKYVISHPALTCAIPATTNPDHVAENMGALRGSLPDNSMRTRMVEHMESLPGFDNLLQTPWYPGKNFSGLVRLPNPRPLG; this is encoded by the coding sequence ATGAAGGCAGTCCATCCATCAATTAGGCGAAATGTTTCCCGTCGGTCGGTACTTGGATTGTTAGGATTTGGTGCCGCTGCCGCTGCCTTAACACCCACTTTTTTTAAGACGGCACAGGCACAGAATCAAACCCAAATTCAAACTCGACCGTCTCAAACTGCTCCAAATCAACCATCGCAGATCATCACGAAGGAAATCCCGCGCACACAGGAGAAACTGCCTGCAATCGGTCTGGGAACGTTTATGACCTTTGATGCTTTATCTGGTCAGCCCCGCGATCATCTTCAGCAAGTAATGCGCCGCTTTTGGGATGCAGGCGGGCGAGTGGTCGATACCTCACTGCTCTACGGGATGTCGGAAGTAAACGTGGGCGAATTTGCCAGAACACTCGGATTGACCAATGATTTGTTTATTACTAACAAAACCTGGGCAACTGGTGAGTATCTGGGCGATCCCAACCAGGCGCAGCGTCAGTTAGAACAATCAATGACACGATTGTCACGCGATCGCATTGATGTAATGCAGGTTCATAGCTTGGTGAATGTAGATGCGATTTTGCCCTTGTTAAAGGCATGGAAAGCAGAAGGTAAAATTCGCTACGTGGGTGTTACCCACCACGATCCGTTATATTTTGCTGCGCTTGAGAGGTGGATCGAGAACGGCGATCTGGACTTTGTTCAACTTCGCTACTCGATTCGTCAGCGTGGAGTTGAAGACAGAATTCTTCCTGCGGCGGCGGCGCGAGGAACAGCCGTCTTAGCCAATATGCCCTTTGAGAAAGCCCGCCTTTTTGAATTGGTAAAGGGGCAATCACTACCCGATTTTGCCAGCGAAATTGGCTGCGAAAACTGGGCACAGTTTTTTCTCAAGTATGTGATTTCTCACCCGGCTCTAACCTGCGCGATTCCCGCGACCACAAACCCCGATCACGTTGCTGAGAATATGGGGGCACTAAGAGGATCGCTACCCGATAATTCAATGCGTACCCGGATGGTGGAACACATGGAAAGCCTTCCCGGTTTTGACAACCTTCTCCAAACGCCCTGGTATCCTGGCAAGAATTTTAGCGGGTTGGTTCGCCTGCCAAATCCACGTCCGCTCGGTTGA
- a CDS encoding kelch repeat-containing protein has translation MLRRFRYLIFLSLLVFSLIALGSPALSQAQSQLPYWTEAAPPTIARQELYPEVLDGKIYVAGGFLSQNPGFTDHFESYDPVNNAWAQLRSLPEARHHITLSAVRGLLYGVGGFTGGFPDWRAQPTMFIYDPASNTWTGGIDLPAARAEAISAVVNDKIYLIGGRVRATDDARLFNDHIDSVRNEVFDPTIDRWATLADAPTARNSAASAVIAGKIYVVGGRNFVRNADGTTQQVNVPNLEVYDPQLDRWETRSPMPQAQGGLAATALNGKLYVFGGEQWVPEQKVFAESWVYDPETDAWKALPPLPTPRHGLGASTIGNRIFVFGGGTKTGGDAATTIHEVLILPT, from the coding sequence ATGTTGCGTAGATTTAGATATTTGATTTTCCTATCGCTGTTGGTCTTTTCGCTCATAGCGTTAGGTTCGCCCGCGCTCAGTCAAGCACAAAGCCAGTTGCCCTATTGGACTGAAGCTGCACCGCCAACGATCGCTCGACAAGAGCTTTATCCAGAAGTTTTGGACGGAAAAATTTACGTGGCTGGCGGTTTCCTCAGCCAAAACCCTGGGTTCACAGATCATTTCGAGTCTTATGATCCGGTCAATAATGCCTGGGCACAATTGAGGTCGCTCCCTGAAGCACGTCATCACATCACGCTGTCGGCAGTAAGGGGTTTGCTCTACGGTGTTGGCGGTTTCACAGGCGGGTTCCCAGACTGGCGCGCGCAGCCAACAATGTTCATCTACGATCCCGCCTCTAATACTTGGACTGGAGGCATTGACCTGCCAGCGGCTCGCGCAGAGGCCATATCCGCAGTGGTTAATGACAAGATATACCTGATTGGTGGGCGCGTTCGAGCCACTGACGACGCTCGGCTGTTCAATGACCACATTGACAGCGTGCGAAATGAAGTCTTTGATCCGACAATCGATCGCTGGGCAACTCTGGCCGATGCACCGACAGCGCGCAACAGTGCAGCGTCGGCTGTGATTGCTGGCAAGATCTATGTGGTGGGCGGTCGCAATTTTGTCAGGAATGCTGATGGCACGACGCAGCAAGTGAATGTGCCAAATCTTGAGGTCTACGATCCACAGCTTGATCGCTGGGAGACGCGATCGCCGATGCCTCAAGCCCAAGGGGGTCTGGCTGCAACCGCACTCAACGGCAAGCTTTACGTTTTTGGTGGCGAACAGTGGGTTCCAGAGCAAAAAGTCTTCGCTGAGAGTTGGGTATACGATCCGGAGACTGACGCTTGGAAAGCATTGCCTCCCTTGCCAACCCCACGACATGGATTGGGAGCATCAACAATCGGCAACCGAATCTTTGTGTTTGGTGGCGGAACGAAAACAGGCGGAGATGCAGCTACAACAATTCACGAAGTGCTGATATTACCCACCTAG
- a CDS encoding DUF3500 domain-containing protein has translation MNMNRRKFLGIMAGTSVVLSLASVLTQDVKSHAQQLSGALAERFRRMSQEAEARGLAEPFKGITTNGDVVPGLFPIRSTGVSTAPVRRSADAFLATLTPEQRSKTMFSVDDPEWRKWMNQHFYIRQGTAFYEMTETQREVAFDLLRASLSAKGLKQSRDIMRLNHTLGELNNNNFDEYGEGRYWITVMGTPSNTEPWGWQLDGHHLTVNYFVLGDQVVMTPTFMGSEPVTANSGRHKGTTVLQNEQNKGLALINALNDAQREKAIIEVSKTRNNNVGEAFQDNVVLDYAGIRAAEFTAEQKEQLLDLIGEYVRNMRDGHATVKMDEVRQHLDETRFAWIGGTEPNSVFYYRIHSPVTLIEFDHQTPIALRYLERGQPTREHIHSVVRTPNGNDYGKDLLRQHYQQHSHPHRH, from the coding sequence ATGAACATGAATCGTCGTAAATTCTTGGGCATCATGGCAGGCACTAGCGTCGTCCTCAGTCTTGCTAGTGTCTTGACCCAGGATGTCAAATCGCATGCACAGCAGTTATCAGGTGCTCTCGCTGAGCGCTTCCGGCGCATGTCGCAAGAAGCCGAAGCCCGTGGTTTAGCCGAGCCGTTTAAGGGTATCACCACAAACGGCGACGTTGTCCCAGGTCTCTTCCCCATCCGCTCGACCGGAGTCTCCACTGCGCCTGTGCGCAGGTCTGCTGATGCTTTTCTCGCCACCTTGACCCCGGAGCAGCGCAGTAAGACGATGTTTTCGGTTGACGACCCGGAATGGCGTAAGTGGATGAACCAGCACTTTTACATCCGTCAGGGCACGGCTTTCTATGAGATGACTGAGACCCAGCGTGAGGTGGCCTTCGACCTGTTGCGAGCCTCGCTCAGCGCTAAGGGATTGAAGCAGTCGCGAGACATCATGCGGCTCAACCACACGCTGGGCGAGCTGAATAACAATAACTTCGACGAATACGGCGAGGGGCGCTACTGGATTACGGTGATGGGCACGCCTTCAAACACGGAGCCGTGGGGCTGGCAGCTCGACGGGCACCATCTGACCGTCAACTACTTCGTGCTGGGCGATCAAGTGGTGATGACACCCACTTTCATGGGTTCCGAGCCAGTGACGGCTAACTCCGGCAGGCACAAAGGCACGACCGTGCTGCAAAACGAACAGAACAAGGGACTGGCGCTGATCAACGCGCTTAATGACGCGCAGCGTGAGAAGGCCATCATCGAGGTCTCCAAAACCCGCAACAATAACGTGGGCGAAGCGTTCCAGGATAATGTCGTTCTTGACTACGCAGGCATCCGCGCCGCAGAGTTCACAGCCGAACAGAAGGAGCAATTGCTTGATTTGATTGGCGAGTATGTGAGGAACATGCGCGACGGGCACGCGACGGTTAAGATGGACGAGGTGCGGCAACATCTGGATGAGACCCGGTTCGCTTGGATCGGCGGGACGGAACCAAACAGCGTCTTTTATTACCGCATCCACAGCCCGGTGACTTTGATCGAGTTCGATCATCAGACGCCGATCGCTCTGCGGTATTTGGAACGGGGTCAGCCTACACGCGAGCATATCCACAGCGTAGTACGAACGCCGAATGGCAACGACTACGGTAAAGATCTACTCCGGCAGCACTACCAACAGCACTCACACCCGCACAGGCACTGA